The following coding sequences lie in one Campylobacter sp. RM16189 genomic window:
- a CDS encoding HIT family protein, translating to MIYQDEFINIERENSEIPWIKIFTNTPYVELSDCDEATQNRLFEAILIAEKTMIKFYKPKKINIASFANYLPRVHFHVMARFENDSFFPESMWGKKQREGSVKLPDFNEFKEILIKNLENE from the coding sequence ATGATATATCAAGATGAATTTATAAATATCGAGCGCGAAAATAGTGAAATACCTTGGATTAAAATTTTTACAAATACTCCTTACGTTGAACTTAGCGATTGTGATGAAGCTACTCAAAATAGGCTTTTTGAAGCAATTTTAATAGCAGAAAAAACAATGATTAAATTTTATAAACCGAAAAAAATAAATATAGCAAGCTTTGCAAACTATCTTCCAAGAGTGCATTTTCATGTAATGGCAAGATTCGAAAACGATAGCTTCTTTCCAGAGTCTATGTGGGGTAAAAAACAGCGCGAAGGATCGGTTAAACTGCCAGATTTTAATGAGTTTAAAGAAATTTTAATAAAGAATTTAGAGAATGAATAA
- a CDS encoding DJ-1/PfpI family protein — MKIAIVVYDKINLASLAEIWNMLSNLQTKHDVKICAFKSEIVDEHGLKIVPQIYGESLYGYDVVIIPDGLGVLSLRHDEIFLSWIRSAGRARLKIALDLGALIFGGAGFLEGRGACLRAGYKNAIGEYAKFVNANMCEDEDIVTICELNSVTKDRLAEILI; from the coding sequence ATGAAGATAGCAATAGTCGTATATGATAAGATAAATTTGGCAAGTTTGGCTGAAATTTGGAATATGCTTTCAAATTTGCAAACAAAGCATGATGTTAAAATCTGCGCTTTTAAGAGTGAAATAGTAGACGAGCATGGACTAAAGATAGTGCCTCAAATTTACGGCGAGAGTTTGTATGGATATGACGTTGTTATTATTCCAGATGGGCTTGGAGTGCTTAGCTTAAGACATGATGAAATTTTTCTAAGCTGGATTAGAAGTGCAGGCAGGGCTAGACTTAAAATAGCGCTTGACTTAGGAGCTTTGATTTTTGGAGGTGCAGGGTTTTTGGAAGGCAGAGGGGCTTGCCTTAGAGCAGGGTATAAAAACGCTATTGGTGAATATGCAAAATTTGTTAATGCAAATATGTGCGAAGATGAGGATATAGTAACTATTTGCGAGTTAAATAGTGTTACAAAAGATAGGTTGGCTGAAATTTTAATTTAG
- the glmS gene encoding glutamine--fructose-6-phosphate transaminase (isomerizing): MCGIVGYIGSGEKRDIILNGLKELEYRGYDSAGMAVMSENEINYFKAVGKLENLAQKTKDFSSIGKGVAIGHTRWATHGKPTEINAHPHFGEHSFVVHNGIIENYKEIKDELEAKGIKFLSQTDTEVIVHLFEANLRELDDVFKAYEKTISRLQGAYATLLITKLAPNKIFFAKDAAPMAIAKVENDELFFASSDAALIGIAKDVMYLEDKNYGFISTDEIKIYKHAQPISPAFVPLPRDKSYAQKDGYRFFMEKEIYEQSTVVAECMMGRIKNKNIELEGLSNEYLANIDDIVLCACGTSYHAALTASYLFERLADLRAKVEIASEFRYRKPKLNKNSLFIAISQSGETADTLEALKIAKDTGLKTLAICNVDNSSIVRLADNTLLTRAGIEKGVASTKAFATQLILLWMLALQSANARKSIAKEDLESEINALLHVPTILNISTNLQEKIRRLSKHYLHGHGFFFIGRDIFYPLALEGALKLKEISYLHAEGYPSGEMKHGPIALADERLFTIALMPKNSLYDKTKSNVEELAARDAYILAISPQEFELSDDFIKTSEQSHVMSEFFEMMIILQIFALEIAVRLGNDVDMPRNLAKSVTVE; the protein is encoded by the coding sequence ATGTGTGGAATAGTAGGCTACATAGGTAGCGGTGAAAAAAGAGATATTATTTTAAATGGACTAAAAGAGCTTGAATACCGCGGATACGACAGTGCCGGTATGGCGGTAATGAGCGAAAACGAGATTAATTATTTTAAAGCGGTTGGAAAACTTGAAAATTTGGCTCAAAAAACAAAGGACTTTAGCTCTATAGGCAAAGGTGTGGCCATAGGGCACACTCGCTGGGCTACCCATGGGAAACCAACAGAAATAAACGCTCATCCACATTTTGGCGAGCACTCTTTCGTAGTACATAACGGAATTATAGAAAATTATAAAGAGATTAAAGATGAGCTTGAAGCTAAAGGCATAAAATTCTTAAGTCAAACAGATACCGAGGTCATAGTTCATCTGTTTGAAGCCAATTTAAGAGAGCTTGATGACGTATTTAAGGCGTATGAAAAGACAATATCAAGACTTCAAGGAGCCTATGCGACTCTGCTTATCACAAAGCTTGCTCCTAATAAGATATTTTTTGCTAAAGACGCTGCGCCTATGGCTATAGCAAAAGTAGAAAATGACGAGCTGTTTTTCGCATCTTCTGATGCCGCACTAATAGGAATAGCAAAAGATGTGATGTATTTAGAAGACAAAAATTACGGATTTATAAGCACTGATGAGATAAAAATATATAAGCATGCCCAACCTATCTCGCCTGCATTCGTGCCACTTCCAAGAGACAAGAGCTATGCTCAAAAAGATGGGTATAGATTCTTTATGGAAAAAGAAATTTACGAACAAAGCACCGTAGTTGCAGAGTGCATGATGGGGCGAATCAAAAACAAAAATATAGAGCTTGAAGGACTTAGTAACGAATATCTGGCAAATATCGATGATATAGTGCTTTGTGCATGCGGAACAAGCTATCATGCAGCACTTACGGCCAGCTATCTCTTTGAGCGATTGGCCGACTTAAGAGCCAAAGTAGAAATAGCCAGCGAATTTCGCTACCGTAAGCCAAAGCTAAATAAAAATTCTCTATTTATAGCAATAAGCCAAAGCGGAGAGACGGCAGACACCCTAGAAGCGTTAAAAATCGCAAAAGATACCGGACTAAAGACTCTGGCGATATGCAACGTCGATAACTCCTCTATAGTCCGCCTGGCTGATAATACACTACTTACTCGCGCAGGAATAGAAAAGGGTGTGGCTAGCACAAAGGCTTTTGCAACCCAACTAATACTTCTATGGATGCTTGCATTACAAAGCGCAAACGCTAGAAAAAGCATAGCAAAAGAAGATCTTGAAAGCGAAATAAACGCCCTGCTTCATGTGCCTACAATACTAAATATCAGTACAAATTTACAGGAAAAAATCCGCCGCTTATCTAAGCATTATCTTCATGGGCACGGATTTTTCTTTATTGGACGCGATATTTTCTATCCGCTTGCACTTGAGGGTGCTTTAAAACTAAAAGAAATTTCATATCTGCATGCAGAAGGCTATCCGTCGGGCGAAATGAAACACGGACCTATCGCGCTTGCGGACGAGAGATTATTCACTATAGCCCTCATGCCAAAAAATAGTCTATATGATAAAACAAAGAGTAATGTCGAAGAGCTTGCCGCAAGAGATGCCTACATCCTAGCAATTAGTCCGCAAGAATTTGAATTAAGCGATGATTTTATAAAAACAAGCGAACAATCTCATGTTATGAGCGAATTTTTTGAGATGATGATAATACTTCAAATTTTTGCTCTCGAAATCGCCGTTAGACTGGGCAATGATGTGGATATGCCAAGAAATCTTGCCAAAAGCGTTACTGTAGAATAA